A genomic window from Pungitius pungitius chromosome 12, fPunPun2.1, whole genome shotgun sequence includes:
- the mapk3 gene encoding mitogen-activated protein kinase 3, with protein MADSCPRTTATVGAAGSSGAAAAATAAAAAAAAAAPAGSVAQDGAPAAAGPKVPSESVKGQIFDVGPRYTNLSYIGEGAYGMVCSAMDNVSSQRVAIKKISPFEHQTYCQRTLREIKILLRFHHENIIGINDILRARHIDNMRDVYIVQTLMETDLYKLLKTQRLSNDHVCYFLYQILRGLKYIHSANVLHRDLKPSNLLINTTCDLKICDFGLARIADPEHDHTGFLTEYVATRWYRAPEIMLNSKGYSKSIDIWSVGCILAEMLSNRPIFPGKHYLDQLNHILGVLGSPSQDDLNCIINMKARNYLQSLPHKPRIPWETLYKADTKSLDLLGRMLTFNPVKRISVEEALAHPYLEQYYDPSDEPVAEEPFTFSMELDDLPKEKLKELIYEETAQFQATYQGS; from the exons ATGGCGGATTCGTGCCCAcgcaccactgcaacggtcggGGCCGCAGGCTCCAGCGGCGCTGCCGCCGCAGCcacggccgccgccgccgctgctgctgccgccgccccGGCGGGCTCGGTGGCGCAGGACGGAGCGCCGGCAGCCGCGGGACCCAAGGTCCCGTCCGAGTCCGTGAAGGGACAGATTTTCGACGTGGGCCCCCGCTACACGAACCTGTCCTACATCGGGGAGGGGGCGTACGGAATGGTCTG CTCTGCCATGGATAACGTTTCAAGCCAGCGCGTAGCCATCAAGAAAATCAGTCCATTTGAGCACCAGACGTATTGCCAGCGCACGCTGAGGGAAATAAAGATCCTGCTGCGTTTCCACCATGAGAACATCATCGGCATCAACGACATTCTCCGGGCACGGCACATCGACAACATGAGGGATGT CTACATCGTGCAGACCCTGATGGAGACGGACCTGTACAAGCTGCTGAAGACCCAGAGGCTGAGCAACGACCACGTCTGCTATTTCCTCTACCAGATCCTGCGAGGCCTCAAGTACATTCACTCCGCCAACGTGTTGCACCGTGACCTCAAGCCCTCCAACCTGCTCATCAACACCACCTGCGACCTCAAG ATCTGTGACTTCGGCCTGGCACGGATAGCCGACCCCGAGCACGACCACACGGGGTTCCTGACCGAGTACGTGGCCACGCGTTGGTACAGGGCTCCGGAAATCATGCTCAACTCAAAG GGCTACTCCAAGTCCATTGACATCTGGTCAGTGGGCTGCATCCTGGCTGAGATGTTGTCCAACAGGCCCATCTTCCCCGGGAAACACTACTTGGACCAGCTCAACCACATCCTGG GTGTCCTTGGCTCTCCATCTCAAGATGACCTGAACTGCATCATCAACATGAAGGCCAGGAACTACCTGCAGTCCCTGCCTCATAAACCCAGAATCCCGTGGGAAACGCTCTACAAGGCGGacacaaaat CTCTGGACCTGCTGGGGCGCATGTTGACCTTTAACCCCGTGAAGCGCATCAGCGTTGAGGAGGCACTGGCTCATCCGTACCTGGAGCAGTACTACGATCCCTCAGATGAG CCCGTAGCAGAGGAGCCCTTCACTTTCTCCATGGAACTGGACGACCTTCCCAAAgagaagctgaaggagctgaTCTATGAGGAAACTGCTCAATTCCAGGCAACCTACCAGGGCTCCTGA
- the nudt9 gene encoding ADP-ribose pyrophosphatase, mitochondrial, translated as MLSNKNKSIISCPTKGVGFDAFSFSVYLFVMSHKYSINPVTVETSATAVNHASLQTSRRWALYFLVTRRRMPALVIDLGLVIIFHCQGMLHNVLRRDLIRLALTLCGLPITGCTHKVRSAISCSSSRPPGTSQTIKPISTRCFNLDTTSIWTMPSSAGPHINARCALYPGSQIKRFLVPDDKVEWSQNWPQYNPVSYTDPSVEKKPVWADPDIGSFSPKFNTVDGAVDRTSFEGSYKTENGKPINPRGRTGVTGRGLLGRWGPNHAADPIVTRWKVDVKKAKVSHSVSQRPILQFVSIKRKDCGEWAIPGGMVDPGEQVSLTLQREFSEEALNSLAVPASEAAEISERIGKLFKTPGFQVYKGYVDDPRNTDNAWMETVAVNLHDESGNSVSELSLQAGDDAGQVQWVDVDSTFPMYANHAHFLELVAKERKAHW; from the exons AtgttgtcaaacaaaaacaagtctaTAATAAGTTGTCCAACAAAGGGCGTCGGTTTCgatgcattttctttctccgtGTATTTATTTGTCATGTCACACAAATACTCTATTAATCCTGTCACCGTGGAAACCAGTGCGACTGCCGTAAACCACGCCTCTTTGCAGACGTCACGGCGATGGGCGCTGTACTTCCTGGTTACTAGGCGCCGCATGCCTGCTCTGGTTATTGATTTAGGGCTGGTTATAATATTCCATTGTCAAGGAATGCTACACAACGTCCTGCGACGTGACTTGATTCGACTGGCGCTCACTCTCTGCGGACTTCCGATCACCGGCTGCACCCACAAAGTCCG GTCGGCCATCTCTTGCTCATCTTCTCGCCCTCCCGGAACCAGTCAAACCATCAAGCCCATTAGTACACGTTGCTTTAACCTCGACACTACCAGTATCTGGACAATGCCATCCTCGGCAGGGCCTCACATCAATGCTAGATGCGCCCTGTACCCAGGGTCACAAATCAAGCGCTTCCTCGTGCCTGACGACAAGGTGGAATGGAGTCAGAACTGGCCGCAGTATAATCCTGTCAGCTACACCGACCCTTCAGTAGAAAAGAAGCCAGTGTGGGCGGATCCGGATATTGG ATCTTTCTCTCCAAAGTTTAACACCGTGGACGGTGCTGTGGACAGGACGAGCTTTGAAGGCAGCTACAAAACCGAAAATGGAAAGCCCAT AAATCCTCGTGGACGCACTGGGGTGACTGGTAGAGGTTTACTGGGACGATGGGGACCCAATCACGCAGCAGATCCCATTGTCACCAG ATGGAAAGTAGATGTCAAAAAAGCAAAGGTTTCTCACTCCGTCTCCCAGCGGCCCATCTTGCAGTTTGTGTCCATCAAGAGGAAAGACTGTGGGGAGTGGGCCATTCCAGGG GGGATGGTAGATCCAGGGGAGCAGGTCTCTCTCACGCTGCAGCGGGAATTCTCGGAAGAAGCGCTGAATTCGCTGGCCGTCCCGGCATCGGAGGCGGCCGAGATCAGCGAGCGCATCGGCAAACTCTTCAAAACGCCGGGGTTTCAG GTGTATAAAGGCTATGTGGATGACCCTAGAAACACTGACAATGCCTGGATGGAGACGGTGGCCGTCAACCTCCACGACGAATCAG GAAACAGCGTGAGCGAGCTGTCGCTGCAAGCCGGCGATGACGCAGGGCAAGTCCAGTGGGTCGATGTCGACTCGACTTTCCCAATGTACGCAAACCATGCCCATTTCCTGGAGCTGGTTGCCAAAGAAAGGAAAGCTCACTGGTAA
- the si:ch211-11k18.4 gene encoding uncharacterized protein si:ch211-11k18.4: MSGKVKSRSVANADSITGAVSCDERILRDCHQLYADPDSGLISVAESVNVKLLPPRKKITVMLMGNHSAGKSSFINWYVEEHIQRTGVAIETQGFNFVTSGRKRESLTGNATLHLYPHFRPLQEFKGVSEYLSTEICTSRQKRFSLVTFVDSPGLVDGDMKYPFDVDEVIMWLGDLCDLVLVFFDPMGQALCKRTLNIVERMNEKQGDRLRFYLSKADEAGGESDRQRVMMQIVQELCKRPGLNKCGFDMPTIYIPNPNKPSRCVNQIEEVCRAIEKTINQTVQNTLNSLEKDCEVISEAITDKLSNDRQTSAMNRRARCKSCLLTLLGFTVPLALMALLVLGVLSQELLEVALGPEGTETLSLYLTPVVKAFDSLSVEQQLYGCGAMVLLSFLLLIIARFSFRTQPTLSGKQKRQLHEKLEYVQEVVKTKKKKLYEDYLRQSVSDHDMGL, translated from the exons ATGTCCGGGAAAGTCAAAAGCCGAAGTGTTGCGAACGCAGACTCGATAACCGGCGCCGTGTCTTGCGATGAACGCATCTTGCGCGATTGTCATCAACTCTACGCGGATCCCGACAGTG GGTTGATCTCAGTAGCTGAATCTGTTAATGTGAAGTTGCTGCCGCCCAGAAAAAAGATCACCGTGATGCTGATGGGCAACCACTCTGCTGGGAAAAGCTCCTTCATCAACTg GTATGTGGAGGAGCACATCCAGCGCACTGGAGTGGCAATTGAGACCCAAGGCTTCAACTTTGTTACAAGTGGGCGCAAGAGGGAATCTCTCACA GGAAATGCCACCCTTCATCTATATCCACACTTCAGGCCTCTGCAAGAGTTCAAAG GTGTTTCCGAGTACTTGAGCACAGAGATCTGCACTTCACGACAGAAGCGGTTCAGCCTGGTGACCTTTGTGGATTCTCCGGGCTTGGTGGACGGGGACATGAAGTATCCCTTCGACGTGGACGAGGTTATCATGTGGCTGG GTGATCTCTGCGACCTGGTTCTGGTCTTCTTCGACCCCATGGGTCAGGCTCTGTGCAAGCGCACCCTCAACATCGTGGAGCGCATGAACGAGAAACAAGGCGATCGGCTGCGCTTTTACCTGAGCAAGGCGGACGAGGCCGGAGGGGAGTCGGACAGACAG AGAGTGATGATGCAGATTGTGCAGGAGCTCTGCAAGCGACCGGGCCTCAACAAGTGTGGTTTTGACATGCCCACCATCTACATTCCAAATCCAAATAAG CCGAGTCGCTGTGTAAACCAGATTGAAGAGGTTTGTCGTGCCATCGAGAAAACCATCAACCAAACGGTCCAGAACACGCTGAATTCCCTGGAGAAGGACTGTGAGGTCATCAGCGAGGCCATCACCGACAAGCTCAGTAACGACAG GCAAACCAGCGCTATGAACCGGCGGGCGCGCTGTAAGAGCTGCCTCCTGACCCTGCTGGGCTTCACTGTCCCTCTGGCTCTGATGGCCTTACTGGTGCTGGGCGTCCTGtcccaggagctgctggaggtggcCCTGGGCCCCGAGGGCACCGAGACGCTCTCCCTCTACCTG ACTCCGGTGGTGAAAGCATTCGACTCGCTCTCTGTGGAGCAGCAGCTCTACGGATGTGGTGCCATggtcctgctctccttcctcctgctcatCATCGCACGCTTCTCCTTCAG GACTCAACCGACTCTTTCAGGCAAACAAAAAAGGCAACTGCACGAGAAGCTTGAGTACGTTCAGGAGGTGGTCAAGACCAAGAAG AAAAAGCTGTATGAAGATTACCTCCGCCAGAGTGTCAGCGATCACGACATGGGCTTGTAA